CAGAAAGCCTTTCAGCCAGTTAAACCACATGACCAGTATATGAATGGGATGGCTGCGTCGCTCTTTGTTACTCATACTCATCACCTATTCGGGCCAGTATGGCGATCTGCTGTCTAAGCTGTTCAGCATTCTCATTGGAAAGCCCGGGTATGGACTGATGAGAAGAAGCCGTCATTATATTGACCGAGGCCAGTTTATATTTTCGCATAATAGGTCCCCGCTTCACTTCAACATGCTGTACTTTGGTCATCGGGATCGTGATATAAGTAATCGTGATAAACCCCTTGCGGATATGTATTTCTTCCTCAAACACCTCATAAGCAAAAATGCGCATGCGAATTGAAGGTGCAATAAAAACAAAAACAGCAAATAATAAAATAGAAACAGTAATAGCTATCCAGGCAGGCCAGAGCGGCCAGTTTTTGACGAAGGCGAGTATCAGATATCCTAAAGCTGCCGCTACTGCAATTCCCCATCCTATAGCTTCTGCCAAACGCATTACGTTCAAAGTGTGTGGATGCAAGCGTTTTGATGGTAGATACATAAACTATCGTTCCTCCTTGTGTACTTTTGAAACAATCATAATGTATTTTATGAGATTGCTTCCACCATTCTTCCTTATTGAAACGAATCAAACTAAAAAAAGACCCAAGTTTTTCAACTTTGGTCTGATCCTCTATGATATATGGACTTTAAATGCAGAAAAGAACTATCCTTCATACTTTAAATGCATGGCCATATCTACTAGAATTGAACGCGATTCCGGTTGATTTTTACCTTCCTTGAACAGCTGTTCAAAAGACGCTTTGCGTTCTTTATACTCGGTTTCGTTTTTAATATAAAAATGAGACCATTCGATCAGCCTGTTCTCTGCCTGGATCAGATCATTGTAGGCTTTATGAAACCCGCTCTTTTCAATGGCTTCTTCCATTTCATCCTGGCCGATTTCTTTTCCCTTTTCCTTCATTTCTGCGAGTTTTTTGTCCGCTTGTTTGCTTGTATGCAAAAAACGTTCTTTGGCTCCCAGATAATCGATTTGCGCTGTGGAGTACCTTCTCTTCATTTTTATCACCCGATATGTTTGATTTTCTGCCCTATGAATAAAAAAGACCTCTTTATTGTAACAAATGATCTGAAAAAAACAAGGAATTACCTGCATAATCAGGTATACGGGAAAACCGGGCCGGTTTTCTTCCGCTCTTATACTCATATACGTATAAATAGACGGGAATGTTGCAGGGGGGTGGACAGACATCATATTCCTTGTGTATGCATACCCTGTAACATCGTTTTGCTTTGCCAGAAATGAAGAAGCGGACTCGAAATTATATTTGAGAAGGGAAGGAAGTCTATGTGCGGAATAACCGGATGGATTGACTGGCATAAAGACTTGACTGGCAGTTCCTCCATTCTCGAAACCATGTCTGAATCACTCTCGCACAGAGGTCCTGACGCTTCAGGTACATGGATCTCCCCCCACTGCGCTTTGGGGCACCGCCGCCTTAGTGTGCTGGACCCCGAGAACGGAGCGCAGCCCATGGTTAGGAGAGCCGGGGAACATACGTATACCATCACCTATAATGGGGAAATCTATAACGTTTGGGAGTTAAGGAAAGAGCTGGAATCCCGGGGGCATGTATTTCGAACCGACTGTGATACGGAAGTGCTGCTTGCTTCCTATATAGAATGGGGAAAAGATTGTGTGGACCGGTTAAACGGCATATTTGCCTTTGGTATCTGGAGTGAAAGAGACCAGTCGCTTTTTTTGGCGAGGGACCGGCTCGGGGTAAAGCCCCTTTTCTACGCACGGATGAAAGGTATGCTGCTGTTTGGTTCAGAACCTAAAGCCATCCTGTCCCATCCTCAATTCCCGGTTAGAATCGGTGCACAGGGACTTGCAGAAATATTTGCCCTGGGGCCCGCACGTACTCCGGGTCATGGCATATATGAAGGTCTCAGCGAATTAAAGCCGGGCCATTGGATACAGTACGATCAAAACGGCATGACTTTGCGGGCCTATTGGAAGCTTGAAGCTTCGCCGCACACAGATAGTGTAGATGAAACCGCTTATCATGTAAGGGAATTGCTGCAGGATACGGTACAAAGGCAGCTGATCTCGGATGTTCCTCTCTGTTCCTTGCTTTCTGGAGGTCTGGACTCTTCTGCACTCTCGACCCTCGCAGCCAAACATTACGCCCAAACAGAAATGAATCCCCTGCGTACATTTTCCGTAGACTACGTAGACAACGACAAATACTTTAAGCAAAATCATTTTCAGCCCAATGCAGATTCTCCCTGGATCCAGAGAATGTCGGATTTCCTGGGGACCAGACATACAGCCTTTCATTTTGATACACCTGAGCTTGTGGAATCGCTCAAGCAAGCAGTCTATGCCCGAGATATGCCGGGTATGGCTGATGTAGACAGTTCACTCTACCTGTTCTGCCGTGAAATAAAACGCCAAGCTACCGTCGCAATTTCCGGGGAAGCCGCTGATGAAATATTAGGCGGTTATCCGTGGTTTCACCGTGAAGAAACGCTTAAAGCGGATACTTTCCCCTGGTCACTGACTATCCCGCAGCGGATAAGCGTTTTATCTCCAAATCTAGTAGATTGGATCCGGCCGCAAGAGTATGTACAGGAACGCTATCATCAGGCACTGGATGAAGTTCCCCACCTGGAGGGGGAAGACCGAGAACAAAAACGGATGAGAGAAATGTCTTACCTAAATATTTCCCGCTTCATGCCTACTCTATTGGACCGCAAAGACCGCATGAGCATGGCCGTTGGCCTTGAGGTTCGGGTTCCGTTCTGTGACCATAGACTGGTTCAGTATGTATGGAACATCCCTTGGAAGATTAAGACAACCGGGAAACGCGAAAAAGGTATCCTCCGCAAAGCCTTGAAAGGCATTCTTCCGGATGATGTCCTGATGCGCAAGAAAAGTCCTTACCCCAAAACGCATAATCCTTCCTATACACAAGCGGTAAGAGAGTGGTTAAGCGATATCATGCACGATCCATCCTCACCGCTACAAGATTTCGTCCATAAGGACCGGCTTGTCAAAATGCTGGATGCTGATGTCAGCGAGTTCTCCTTTCCCTGGTTCGGACAGCTCATGACAGGGCCGCAAATGTTCGCTTTCCTTGGCCAGGTGGATACTTGGCTGCGGAAATATAAAGTATCAATCGTGTAAGTTATACCCGGAGGGTATAAAAAAGCTCCGCCCTTCGGCGGAGCTTTGAGCGAGTTGAAGTGGATTGCTACAAAGCTTCGTATAGTATGGCCAACTGCTTTAGGGCAATCGCCCTGTGACTGATGAGGCTTTTTTCCAAAGTCGTAAGTTCTGCCATGGTCTTGTCAAGATCCGGCAAATAAAATAGCGGATCATATCCGAAACCATGTTCCCCCCGGCGTTCATTAAGGATAAATCCTTCACAGACCCCTTCCGTATGGAGTACCTCCCCGGATGGTTCCGCAAAAGAAAGTGCGCATACAAACTGTGCGGGACTTAGAAGCGATGCTTTACCGAGTGGTTGCCGCTTGTCCTCCGGCACAACCCGTGTAAGCTCGGCCAATAGTTTCGCGTTGTTAGCCTCATCGTTACCGTGTTCCCCGGCAAATCGAGCAGAGTATACTCCGGGAGCCCCGTGAAGAACGTCCACACACAATCCCGAGTCGTCCGCCAGTGTCGGCACATTCAGATGCCGGGCAATAAGCTCCGCTTTGATGCGTGCATTTTCCGCAAAAGTATTCCCGTCTTCGATGATCTCGGGCAAATTCCTATAATCGGCCAGACTGCGTACTTCCTTGCCAAATCGGCCGAAGAATTGGGCAAACTCCTTCAGTTTGCCTTTATTCCCCGTGGCTATGACAACAACATCAGTTTGCGGCATTCTTGTTCACTCCGATCGTCTCCCCGGCTGCACCTAAGGCTTCGCGCTGAAGTTCAATCAAACGTAAAATCCCTTCTTCAGCAAGTCCAAGCATCCGATCAAGGTCATCCTTCGAAAATGGAGATTCTTCGCCGGTACCCTGCACTTCCACAAAATGCCCGCGTCCGGTCATTACGACGTTCATATCCACATGAGCCTGAGAATCCTCGGTGTACATGAGGTCAAGGAGAGTTTCTCCCTGAACGATTCCTACACTAACGGAAGCGAGATAGTCCGTTATGGGGTTTACCGTTATTTTTTTATCTTCCATGAGCTTATGTATAGCCAAAGACATCGCGATAAAAGCACCGGTTATGGAAGTGGTTCGTGTACCTCCATCCGCTTGAATGACATCACAATCCAGGGTAATCGAACGTTCTCCCAGTGCCTCCAAATTGATGACAGAACGAAGAGCACGCCCGATAAGCCGCTGAATTTCCATCGTACGCCCGCCAAGCTTCCCTTTGGATGCTTCCCTCTGATTGCGTACTTGTGTAGCGCGGGGGAGCATGGAGTATTCCGCAGTGACCCACCCCTTTCCCTCATTTTTGAGGAAGGGAGGAACCCTTTCTTCGATTGTTGCCGTACATATTACCTTGGTATCCCCTACTTCAATCAGTACGGAGCCTTCCGCATGTTTATTGTAATTGGGGGTTATCCGTACCGGCCTTAATTCGTTCGGTTGTCTTCCATCCGCTCGCATAACAACTTCCTCCTGTAGCTTGGCAGCCCCGCATTTTCGGGCAGCCTTCTTCTTACTTCTCTTTCCGAGTCGTAGACCTACTTATTGTATCAGAGTGTATTAGGAAAAGCATCATAACAAAAAAGAATTGCTTCCCCTTAAGTCAAACAGACCCGTTCAAATTAAGAACGGCCTTCTCCTTTGTACGCAGGAAATTCCCTGGTGTGCATTCCTAGATTTTGCTGCCCCGCAAGCGGGAACTCATGTTTTAAAAAGGGAGAGCCCCGCTCTCCCTCTAAAAACTATAGGCAAAATCTTAAAATACACGTTCTGCTCTTTAAACACGGGTGGGGGTGTTACATCTTAACCGGATTGACATGCGAAGGGCGGGAAACAGGCTTGCCTGTTGAGGTCACCTGGGCATCTCCATTTACTTTAATTTGAACTTTAGCCGCGCCCGTATTTTCTGTCAGGGAAAGTACAACAGACTGCAGGGTCTCTTCCGGCACTTTTTTATCTTCACCAAGCAGCTCCCCTGAAAAGTTAACCGTAACCAGTCCTTCCTCCGACTCTTTGGCCTCTTCGACTCTTGTATGTTCACTGAGTACAGCCGTCAGTCCCTTTTGACCAGCAGGGCCTTTTTTCAGTTCCTCCATTACCGTTTTTGCCACATCCTGGGACCGTTTAACCAAACGGGTAACCGGAACGTAATATTTGTATTGTGTATCAGTTTGCCCAGTAAAATACAACGTAACCGGTTGCGAATACGTGTAATCTACACTTTCCGCCTTCTCGAGGTTGATCCCCATCGCCCTGCTTAAAGGTTCATCCATAGGGGTCTTGGCTACAGGCATCTCGGACAAGTCCTTTCCGTCTACACGGATTTTCACCTGTTTAATGGAAGGAAACCCGGTTAGCGTCCAAGTAATGGCCTCCATAATTTTACGTTCGTCTTTCCCGTCGTAGCCGGCAAAAGCTTTGTTAAAATCAACAGTTGCCGTTTTCTCATCATTTACATCCAGAGGTTTTATTTCGGTTCCCTTCGGCAAAATAGCCGTAAATCCCTTTGGAAGTAAGGAAACTGACGGTCCCCCATCCACCATATATTCAAGTGCAGATTTGGCTATTTGTTTCGTTTCGGGCACGTTTAAGGTAACGGGCACAACCATACCCTTCGGATCTTTGGCATATACCGTAACCTGCACGTTTTTTCCGTCTGTTTTGCCTGTAACAATGTCCTCTTCACCCAGCTTAGCCTCCTGAGAGTTAGACGGGGGCGCATCGATGGACTGTTTCTTTTCAGTAAGACCCGGAACACTACACCCGGCTGCTAACAGAGCCACCGTGCTAACCACCAAAACTCCCTGCACCCACCGCTTCTGTTTCATTGTGTACACCCTCCTTTAAATGATCCATCCAATTTCCCTTACGTGATTTTTGCTCTTTCCGGTAGTACTATGTATACAAGGACGTTGTCCAATTTAGACCGACTTTTTGTCCCCCTTCCCGGAAAAGCTTATTCTTTTTCATAACAGAAATGGTTCTTGGGAAAATTAGGGCTCAGAATGTCAAGGACGGCATGTCCGGGAGCATAAAAAGAAAAGCATCAAAGGAGGAACTGATCATGCCATACAGTCTGGACAGTAAAAAAGTCGCCAGAGCGACTAAAGAATGGCTAGAAAAGCGCGGAGTCACTTGTTCAAACATCGCCGAACTGACTTATTTTCTTCAAAAGGACTATATACCCGGATTAAAGATGGAACAGTGCCTGGAAAGCGTTGAAGCCGTTCTGGCAAAAAGGGAAGTACAAAACGCCGTGCTTACGGGGATTCAACTGGATATCCTGGCTGAGGAAGGGAAACTAATGTCACCGCTTCAGGAAATGGTTGAGAACGATGAAAGCCTGTATGGATGCGATGAGATTTTGGCCCTGTCTATCGTGAATGTGTATGGAAGCATAGGCTTTACAAATTTCGGTTACATAGACAAGATGAAACCCGGAATTTTAACAAAATTAAATGATAAGCATGGGGAACACAAGCATACGTTCCTTGATGATATAGTAGGCGCAATCGCTGCTTCGGCAAGCAGCCGGATCGCCCACCGCAAGCAGGAAGAGGTTGAAAGTAAAGGGGAATAACGGGCCTCTCCCTTTTCCTCTTTCTCCTCCCGCTTTCCTGATATAATAGAAAGCTGACGGAAAAAGGAGGGATGTCGTCTGTTACTGCTTCGAAAGTCGTTTCTTCTATTAATGATTGGCGAGGTCATCTCCGGTATAGGCATATGGCTCGGGATTATCGGGAATCTCCAATTTATGAATCATTTGATCGATTCTGATTTTATCAAGTCTTTGATTCTGATGTCCGGAGTTTTAGCCAGTCTTCTTTTTTTACCCTTGTCCGGGAAATGGATTGATAAGATGGAGAAGCGGAAG
This Paenibacillus larvae subsp. larvae DNA region includes the following protein-coding sequences:
- a CDS encoding XTP/dITP diphosphatase, with translation MPQTDVVVIATGNKGKLKEFAQFFGRFGKEVRSLADYRNLPEIIEDGNTFAENARIKAELIARHLNVPTLADDSGLCVDVLHGAPGVYSARFAGEHGNDEANNAKLLAELTRVVPEDKRQPLGKASLLSPAQFVCALSFAEPSGEVLHTEGVCEGFILNERRGEHGFGYDPLFYLPDLDKTMAELTTLEKSLISHRAIALKQLAILYEAL
- a CDS encoding phosphatidylglycerophosphatase A family protein, whose product is MPYSLDSKKVARATKEWLEKRGVTCSNIAELTYFLQKDYIPGLKMEQCLESVEAVLAKREVQNAVLTGIQLDILAEEGKLMSPLQEMVENDESLYGCDEILALSIVNVYGSIGFTNFGYIDKMKPGILTKLNDKHGEHKHTFLDDIVGAIAASASSRIAHRKQEEVESKGE
- the rph gene encoding ribonuclease PH codes for the protein MRADGRQPNELRPVRITPNYNKHAEGSVLIEVGDTKVICTATIEERVPPFLKNEGKGWVTAEYSMLPRATQVRNQREASKGKLGGRTMEIQRLIGRALRSVINLEALGERSITLDCDVIQADGGTRTTSITGAFIAMSLAIHKLMEDKKITVNPITDYLASVSVGIVQGETLLDLMYTEDSQAHVDMNVVMTGRGHFVEVQGTGEESPFSKDDLDRMLGLAEEGILRLIELQREALGAAGETIGVNKNAAN
- a CDS encoding PH domain-containing protein encodes the protein MYLPSKRLHPHTLNVMRLAEAIGWGIAVAAALGYLILAFVKNWPLWPAWIAITVSILLFAVFVFIAPSIRMRIFAYEVFEEEIHIRKGFITITYITIPMTKVQHVEVKRGPIMRKYKLASVNIMTASSHQSIPGLSNENAEQLRQQIAILARIGDEYE
- a CDS encoding GerMN domain-containing protein — protein: MKQKRWVQGVLVVSTVALLAAGCSVPGLTEKKQSIDAPPSNSQEAKLGEEDIVTGKTDGKNVQVTVYAKDPKGMVVPVTLNVPETKQIAKSALEYMVDGGPSVSLLPKGFTAILPKGTEIKPLDVNDEKTATVDFNKAFAGYDGKDERKIMEAITWTLTGFPSIKQVKIRVDGKDLSEMPVAKTPMDEPLSRAMGINLEKAESVDYTYSQPVTLYFTGQTDTQYKYYVPVTRLVKRSQDVAKTVMEELKKGPAGQKGLTAVLSEHTRVEEAKESEEGLVTVNFSGELLGEDKKVPEETLQSVVLSLTENTGAAKVQIKVNGDAQVTSTGKPVSRPSHVNPVKM
- the asnB gene encoding asparagine synthase (glutamine-hydrolyzing) gives rise to the protein MCGITGWIDWHKDLTGSSSILETMSESLSHRGPDASGTWISPHCALGHRRLSVLDPENGAQPMVRRAGEHTYTITYNGEIYNVWELRKELESRGHVFRTDCDTEVLLASYIEWGKDCVDRLNGIFAFGIWSERDQSLFLARDRLGVKPLFYARMKGMLLFGSEPKAILSHPQFPVRIGAQGLAEIFALGPARTPGHGIYEGLSELKPGHWIQYDQNGMTLRAYWKLEASPHTDSVDETAYHVRELLQDTVQRQLISDVPLCSLLSGGLDSSALSTLAAKHYAQTEMNPLRTFSVDYVDNDKYFKQNHFQPNADSPWIQRMSDFLGTRHTAFHFDTPELVESLKQAVYARDMPGMADVDSSLYLFCREIKRQATVAISGEAADEILGGYPWFHREETLKADTFPWSLTIPQRISVLSPNLVDWIRPQEYVQERYHQALDEVPHLEGEDREQKRMREMSYLNISRFMPTLLDRKDRMSMAVGLEVRVPFCDHRLVQYVWNIPWKIKTTGKREKGILRKALKGILPDDVLMRKKSPYPKTHNPSYTQAVREWLSDIMHDPSSPLQDFVHKDRLVKMLDADVSEFSFPWFGQLMTGPQMFAFLGQVDTWLRKYKVSIV